Proteins from a genomic interval of Beijerinckia indica subsp. indica ATCC 9039:
- a CDS encoding glycosyltransferase family 4 protein, with protein sequence MVLRIAIFHTSLPSPSRKIGGVEAAVHRLANTLAADSSLEVTVLSCDEKPADALYHHKRLYPVAMRSQLFRLFVLPFLWNFYDFSAYDIVHLHGDDWFWFKRSVPTIRTMHGSALREAQTAKSFKRKLIQYLVYPLERLSVRLATCSVAIGLDTQKLYGCDELIGNGVNLNRFVPRPKAATPLLVFIGTWGGRKRGALAFETFCKTVLPRFPNAQLHMVSDHAEPHPNVVEHRYLDDAALGALLAEAWVFCYPSQYEGFGIPYIEAMASGTAIVTTRNPGAEEVLENGRYGIICGEAEFGQKLLDLLSDSAQRAELAALGISRAKMFSDAGVAVRYTDLYREVQDRSVRDREVRVHAR encoded by the coding sequence ATGGTCTTGCGGATCGCGATTTTTCATACGTCCTTGCCGTCACCGTCGCGCAAGATCGGTGGTGTCGAAGCGGCGGTTCATCGGCTGGCCAATACATTGGCAGCGGATTCCTCGCTCGAAGTCACCGTTTTGAGTTGCGACGAGAAGCCCGCGGACGCGCTGTATCATCACAAACGTCTCTACCCCGTAGCGATGCGGAGCCAATTGTTTCGTTTGTTCGTGCTCCCCTTCCTTTGGAATTTTTATGATTTCAGCGCCTATGACATCGTGCATCTGCATGGCGACGATTGGTTCTGGTTCAAGCGATCCGTGCCAACCATTCGCACCATGCACGGCTCGGCCTTGCGCGAGGCGCAGACGGCGAAATCCTTCAAACGCAAGCTGATACAATATCTGGTTTACCCTTTGGAACGCCTCTCCGTGCGGTTGGCGACCTGTTCCGTGGCTATAGGCCTTGATACACAGAAGCTTTATGGTTGCGATGAACTGATCGGCAACGGCGTGAATCTCAACCGTTTCGTGCCGCGTCCCAAGGCCGCGACTCCCTTGCTGGTGTTCATTGGGACTTGGGGTGGGCGCAAGCGTGGCGCGCTGGCTTTCGAAACTTTTTGCAAGACCGTGCTGCCGCGCTTTCCCAATGCGCAATTGCATATGGTGAGTGATCACGCCGAGCCGCATCCCAATGTCGTCGAGCATCGCTATCTCGATGACGCGGCGCTCGGCGCGCTTCTAGCCGAGGCCTGGGTGTTTTGCTACCCAAGTCAATATGAAGGCTTTGGCATTCCCTATATCGAGGCGATGGCGAGTGGCACCGCAATCGTGACAACACGTAATCCCGGCGCGGAGGAAGTGCTGGAGAACGGACGTTACGGAATCATTTGCGGCGAAGCGGAATTTGGCCAAAAGCTCCTCGATCTCTTGTCGGATTCCGCGCAGCGCGCGGAATTGGCCGCGCTTGGCATAAGCCGAGCTAAAATGTTCAGCGATGCCGGCGTTGCCGTGCGTTATACAGATCTTTATCGTGAGGTCCAAGATCGCTCTGTCCGTGATCGCGAGGTGCGTGTCCATGCACGCTAA
- a CDS encoding glycosyltransferase family 2 protein, with protein sequence MSGTVAQEVAANTHGQLSLGVLISTYQRPESLERCLEGLAKQTRRPDDVIVVCRTSDKATCDWLAEHWPKKPEASLVPVRMVPVVAAGLVNSRNAGLAACRTDVLAIIDDDVVPCPEWLERVGEHFTRDPNLGGLGGRDHVHDGECFDERQKAPVGILQWFGRVIGNHHLGFGEARPVHILKGANMSYRARALQGLGFDTRLRGRSTQPHDDLSFSLQVGAKGWTLLYDPAVLVYHYAGRADQRAYSAISRTVKADELRDATYNMVLAIWDHLSPARRLVFLLWSFFIGTGVEPGLLQALRYTPRFGLASWQRFFATQQGKATAVADLLFRRRQDGPRRVTKGLPSSRA encoded by the coding sequence ATGTCTGGAACCGTTGCTCAAGAGGTCGCGGCCAATACGCATGGACAATTGTCTCTCGGAGTCCTGATCAGTACCTATCAACGACCGGAAAGTTTGGAACGTTGCCTCGAAGGCCTCGCCAAACAAACACGACGCCCCGATGATGTGATCGTCGTTTGTCGCACGAGCGATAAGGCTACATGCGATTGGCTGGCCGAGCATTGGCCGAAAAAACCGGAAGCCAGCCTCGTGCCCGTCCGGATGGTGCCTGTCGTTGCTGCAGGGCTCGTCAATTCCCGCAATGCCGGTCTGGCCGCTTGCCGTACCGATGTTCTCGCGATCATCGATGACGATGTCGTACCCTGTCCAGAATGGCTGGAACGGGTGGGAGAACATTTCACGCGCGACCCCAATCTGGGTGGTCTTGGCGGGCGCGATCATGTCCATGATGGGGAATGTTTCGACGAGAGGCAAAAGGCACCCGTTGGCATTCTCCAATGGTTCGGCCGGGTGATCGGCAATCATCACCTTGGTTTTGGTGAGGCGCGTCCTGTCCACATTCTCAAGGGCGCCAACATGAGCTATCGTGCCCGCGCTCTGCAGGGGTTGGGCTTCGATACGAGATTGCGCGGACGCTCGACACAGCCGCACGATGATCTTTCTTTCTCGCTCCAGGTCGGCGCGAAAGGCTGGACGCTTCTCTATGATCCGGCGGTTCTCGTCTATCATTATGCTGGCCGCGCCGACCAGCGCGCCTATAGCGCGATCAGCCGAACGGTCAAGGCGGACGAATTGCGCGACGCCACCTACAATATGGTGCTGGCGATCTGGGATCATTTGTCGCCGGCCCGCCGGCTGGTTTTTCTTCTATGGTCGTTTTTTATCGGGACCGGCGTCGAACCGGGCCTTTTGCAGGCGCTCCGCTATACGCCTCGTTTTGGGCTCGCTTCATGGCAACGGTTCTTCGCTACTCAGCAGGGCAAGGCCACGGCCGTTGCCGATTTGCTGTTTCGCCGGCGCCAGGATGGACCTCGTCGCGTGACGAAAGGGCTTCCCTCATCAAGGGCATGA